One Setaria italica strain Yugu1 chromosome I, Setaria_italica_v2.0, whole genome shotgun sequence DNA window includes the following coding sequences:
- the LOC101766257 gene encoding uncharacterized protein LOC101766257 has protein sequence MITNPATLHQIRQATTPSPAAGRMPWFPAVPPALAAADGGRIKKQRAGLPKLLHKLFIKVLRLRPSSAAEEFYGYRMGGGGSGEEYCYYYSYGGAGSSWAGVLSSIPEEDDSSEEGTPDVAPGPAVLRKAQSERFVVGPPDAATVVHVEVLL, from the coding sequence ATGATCACAAATCCTGCTACGCTCCACCAGATCCGCCAAGCAACCACGCCAAGTCCCGCCGCCGGCAGGATGCCGTGGTTCCCGGCGGTGCCaccggcgctggcggcggccgacggtgGCCGGATCAAGAAGCAGCGCGCGGGGCTCCCGAAGCTGCTGCACAAGCTCTTCATCAAGGTGCTCCGGCTCAggccgtcgtcggcggcggaggagttCTACGGATAccggatgggcggcggcggcagcggcgaggagtACTGCTACTACTACAGCTACGGCGGCGCGGGGTCGTCGTGGGCCGGCGTGTTGTCCTCCatcccggaggaggacgacagcTCCGAGGAGGGCACACCCGACgtcgcccccggccccgccgtgCTCCGCAAGGCCCAGTCCGAGCGCTTCGTCGTCGGCCcgcccgacgccgccaccgtcgtccaCGTCGAGGTCCTCCTCTAG